GTGGCGCCGTTGAACAGCGGGGTGGCCCAGAACTGGGCGCCGAGCTGGCCGATCCCGGCGAGCCCGACGGCGAGCACGCTGACGGCGACGAGGGTGCCGAGCGCGTTGGCGCGGCCGGGTCTGATCGTGGTGGAGCCGAGCAGCGCGCCGACGAAGGCGGGCAGTAGGTAGTCCAGTCCGACACTCGGGTTGCCGATCTGCTGCTGCGCGGCGAGCAGGACCCCCGCGATGCCCACGACCAGGCCCGATCCGGCGAAGGCGTAGACGGAGTACCTGCGCGTGGGGATGCCGATGATCGCGGCGGCGCGGGGGTTGGAGCCGACGACGTACAAGTACCGGCCGAACGGCAGCCGTTCCAGCACCACCCACAGGACGACGACGGCGGCCAGGACGTAGAAGGCGGGCAGCGGCAGGCCAAGGAACCGGGCGTCGTAGAGTCCGGTGAAGGCGGCCGGCAGGCCCTCCGGACCGGGCACGATCCGGCTGCCGTCCGTGAGCCATCCGGTGAGGGCGTACATGATGCTCCCGGTGCCCAGCGTGGCGATGAGGGAGTCGATCCGGGCGAACTCGACGACGACCCCGTTCAGGGCGCCGACCAGCACCCCGCCGAGGACGACGACGAGGCAGGCGAGCGGCCAGGGCGTCCCCCCGTCGACGACGAGGTACATCACGAGGACGTGCGCCAGGCCCAGCCCGTAGCCGATGGACAGGTCGAACTTGCCGGTCGCGATCGGGATCGTCGCACCGAGTGCGAGGAGGGCGGGGATCGACTGGTTGGACAGGATCGAGGACACGTTGTCCCGGGTCGGGAAGGTGTCCGGCAGGGCGACGGAGAAGAGCAGGAAGAGCAGGGCGGCGAGGGCCGGCAGGCCGTAGTTTCCGATGATGTGCCCGCGCGGGGACCAGGGGGTCACGGGGCCGTCGCGCTTCCGGTGATCGGAGGCATGGCCGACGCGGCGCGGGTGAGTTCCACGGGCGTCAGGGCGGCGCCCGCCGGCTCGGCCGCCACCGATCCGCGTACGAAGACCAGCGCGCGGTGGCAGAGGTCCGCGACCTCCTCGAAGTCGGTGGACACCAGCAGGACCGCCACGCCCTCGGCTGCCGCCCCGTCGAGCAGCCCGTGGATCGCCGCCTTGGCGCCCACGTCCACGCTCGCGGTCGGCTCCTCGAGGATCAACAGCCGCAGCCGCCCCCGGAGGGCCCGGCCGAGGACGACCTTCTGCTGGTGGCCGCCGGACAGGGTGGCGAGGGGCACCTCGCTGTCGCGGGGGCGCACCGAGAACCGTTCGATCAGACCGGCCGCCTCGCGCCGCTCGCGCCGGGGACCGAGCCATCGCCACGCGGGGACACCGGCAGCCCGCGGGTTCGCCAGGAGGTTCTCCCGGACCGTCAGATCGGGGGCGCAGCCCTCCTCCTGGCGGTTGGCGGGCACGAAACCGACGCCCCGGCCGAGGGCGGCGGCCACGGTGCGGGGGTGGTACGGCCGGCCGTCGAGCAGTGCCCGTCCGCCGAGCGGCGGCAGCGCGCCCGCGAGGGCGCGGCCCAGGTGCATGTGGCCGGCGCCGGTCAGCCCGACCATGCCGACGATCTCCCCGGGCGCCAGATCCAGGCTGACGGGCCCGGTGCGCCGCGTCGTCACGGCGTCGAGGCGCAGTACGGGAGGACGGCCCGCGGGCACGGCGGCGGCCGGTCCGCGCCCGGCCGGTAGCCCGCCCGCGATGTCCCGGACCAGGCGGGCGGGGCCGTACCCGGCGAGCGGCCCGCCGCTGACCAGGCGGCCGTCGCGCAGGACGGCGAACGCGTCGGCGACCCGGTACACCTCGTCGAGGCGGTGGCTGACGTACAGGATGCCGTGCCCCCGGTCGCGCAGGGCGTGCAGCACGTCGAAGAGGCGGGCGCAGTCCGCGGCGGGGAGCGTGGCGGTCGGCTCGTCGAGGACGAAGAGCTCCGCCCGCCGCGCGAGGGCCCGGGCGATGGCCACCAGGGAACGCTCGGCGGGCGCCAGGTCCACGATCCGGGCGTCGGCGTCCAGGTGCCCGGCGACGATCCGCAGGGCCTCGGCGCATTGCTCCCGGGTCCGCCGCCAGGAGATCAGGCCGTGGCGGCGCGCGTAGCCCGTCCCCAGGGCGATGTTCTCGGCGACCGTCATCCACTCCACCAGGCCGAGGTCCTGGTGGATGAACGACATCTTCCCGGAGGCCGCTTCGGACCGGAGCGGGTGCCCGGCCACCGTGACCTCGCCCTCGTCGGCGCGATGGACCCCGGCGAGCACCTTGATGAGGGTGGACTTCCCGGCGCCGTTGGGGCCGAGGAGGGCGAGCACGCTGCCGCGGTGGAGGTCGAGGTCGACCGCGTCCAGCGCGACGGTGCCGCCGAACCGTTTGCCCAGACCGCGTATCCGTACGAGCGGCTCCCCGGCGGAGCGCCGGGGCGGGTGGCTCGTCGAGGTGTCGGAAGGGTCATGGGCGTCATGCACGGACGTCTCCGGGGCCGGCCTCGGATCCCCCTGTCGGGAGGCTGGGACAGGCAGGATGCTACTGGCACTCACAGGGCAAATCCGGGCATGACAGGTCCTATGCGGCCTCCAGGGCGCATTCGGCCCAGATGACCTTGCCCCGGGGGGTGTAGCGGGCGCCCCAGGCCTGAGCCAGCTGCGCGACGAGGAACAGCCCCCGGCCGCCCTCGTCGGTGGTGGCGGCCCGCCGCAGGTGCGGGGCGGTGCTGCTGCCGTCGGAGACCTCGCAGATCAGGGCGCGGTCGTGGATCAGGCGCACCTGGATCGGCTCGGTCCCGTAACGGACGGCGTTGGTGACCAGCTCGCTCAGCAGCAGCTCGGCGGCGAACGAGAGTTCCTCCAGCCCCCAGTCGGCCAGCTGCCGGGTGGCGGCGGCGCGGATGTCGGAGACCCGCGCGGGATCGGCCGGCAGGTCCCACACGGCGATCCGGTCGGCGGGCAGGGTGTGGGTGCGGGCGACGAGCAGGGCGATGTCGTCGGTGGGGTGCTCGGGCGCCATGGCGTCCATGACCGCCTGGCAGGTGTCCTCGGGGCTCCGGTCCGTGTGGGCCAGGGCGCGGCTCAGCTGATCGAGGGCGACGTCGATGTCGCGGTGGCGGTCCTCGACCAGCCCGTCGGTGTAGAGGACGAGGGTGCTGTCCTCGGGGAGCTCGATCTCGGCCGTCTCGAAGGGCAGGCCGCCCAGGCCCAGCGGGGGCCCGGCGGGCAGATCGGGGAAGCGCACGCTGCCGTCGGGATGGATCAGGGCGGGCGGCAGGTGGCCGGCCCGGGCCATGGTGCACTGTCGCGAGGTGGGGTCGTAGATGACGTACAGACAGGTGGCGCCGACGATCCCGATGCTGCCCGTGGAGTGGTCGTCCCCCTCCTCCCGGTCCAGGCGCACCAGGAGGTTGTCCAGGTGGGTCAGGAGCTCGTCGGGGGCGAGTTCGAGTTCGGCGAAGTTGCGTGCGGCGGTCCGCAGCCGCCCCATCGTGGCGGCGGCGTGCAGCCCGTGGCCGACGACGTCGCCCACGAGGAGGGCGACGCGGGCGCCGGACAGGGGGATGACGTCGAACCAGTCGCCGCCCACGCCCGATTCGGCGGGCAGGTAGCGGTGCGCGACCTCGACGGCGCCCTGGTCGGGCAGGCCGCGCGGGAGCAGGCTGCGCTGGAGCGCCAGGGCCAGGGTGTGCTCCCGGGTGTAGCGGCGGGCGTTGTCGATGCACAGGGCGGCGCGGGCCGCGAGTTCCTGCGCGAGCCGGCTGTCGTCGTCCCCGAAGGGGGCGGGGTCCTGCGCGCGGTAGAAGCTCGCGATGCCCAGCAGGACGCCGCGGGCGAGCAGGGGGACGGCGATGAGGGAGTGCACGCCGAGCGCCATGATCCGCCGGGCACGCTCCGGATCCTGGGCGATCCAGCCGGCCGCGGAAGCCAGCTCGGGTTCCAGGAACGTGTGCCCTTCGGTCAGACAGCGCCTGACGGGGTTCCCGGGGCGGAGCTCCACGTGCCGGCCTGCCGGGTAGAAGGGGCAGTCGTCGCGGATGCCGTGGACCACCGTGCGGTGCAGGTCCCTCCCGGGAACGGCGGGCTCGTCGCCGCGCAGGACGGCCTCGGGCAGATCGACGGTGACGTAGTCGGCCAGGGCCGGGACCGCGATCTCGGCGAGTTCCCGGGCCGTGCGGGTCACGTCCAGGGTGGTGCCGATACGGGTGCTGGCCTCGGCCAGCAGCTCCAGGCGCCGCCGCGCCTCGACGGCGTACTTCCCGACCTCCGGCTCGCCCACCAGCACCAGCCCGCGGACCGTGCCGGGACGGGGTCCGGTGGACGCCGGCGTCGGTCCGGCGGGCGGCGATCCGGTGCGGGAGGGCCCGGAGCGGGGCGAGACGGAGAGGTGGTGGAC
This genomic window from Streptomyces sp. NBC_01351 contains:
- a CDS encoding ABC transporter permease, with amino-acid sequence MTPWSPRGHIIGNYGLPALAALLFLLFSVALPDTFPTRDNVSSILSNQSIPALLALGATIPIATGKFDLSIGYGLGLAHVLVMYLVVDGGTPWPLACLVVVLGGVLVGALNGVVVEFARIDSLIATLGTGSIMYALTGWLTDGSRIVPGPEGLPAAFTGLYDARFLGLPLPAFYVLAAVVVLWVVLERLPFGRYLYVVGSNPRAAAIIGIPTRRYSVYAFAGSGLVVGIAGVLLAAQQQIGNPSVGLDYLLPAFVGALLGSTTIRPGRANALGTLVAVSVLAVGLAGIGQLGAQFWATPLFNGATLLLAVGLAGYAARRRLRTRPAADGHPPNAQPGPSAPRAADAP
- a CDS encoding sugar ABC transporter ATP-binding protein is translated as MHDAHDPSDTSTSHPPRRSAGEPLVRIRGLGKRFGGTVALDAVDLDLHRGSVLALLGPNGAGKSTLIKVLAGVHRADEGEVTVAGHPLRSEAASGKMSFIHQDLGLVEWMTVAENIALGTGYARRHGLISWRRTREQCAEALRIVAGHLDADARIVDLAPAERSLVAIARALARRAELFVLDEPTATLPAADCARLFDVLHALRDRGHGILYVSHRLDEVYRVADAFAVLRDGRLVSGGPLAGYGPARLVRDIAGGLPAGRGPAAAVPAGRPPVLRLDAVTTRRTGPVSLDLAPGEIVGMVGLTGAGHMHLGRALAGALPPLGGRALLDGRPYHPRTVAAALGRGVGFVPANRQEEGCAPDLTVRENLLANPRAAGVPAWRWLGPRRERREAAGLIERFSVRPRDSEVPLATLSGGHQQKVVLGRALRGRLRLLILEEPTASVDVGAKAAIHGLLDGAAAEGVAVLLVSTDFEEVADLCHRALVFVRGSVAAEPAGAALTPVELTRAASAMPPITGSATAP
- a CDS encoding SpoIIE family protein phosphatase, with the protein product MGVTGEQIGPARSRERFLVGEPVETGVRSPILNSWLRCRLLGLSPDQTELPYRDDFDPDSRLVRAAGPVLDQLQSRFSGSRMNISVADANGTVLQRRFGEPSLAWSLPPIQSVPGFVFAERFAGTNGIGLALAERGPIQVYGAEHFAERAQSNGCCAVPIRDQLSGRIAGVLCFGYPHAYEHPALPVLLRRAAESIERRLMEHSSARERGLLRAYLDAELRARTRGDAQDGHHMGPTLPVESAESADPAELDALGELELDPHDQMVLKEKATELISASRRAAVDVPLPHGREATLLSRPVTSRSGVRGMVVEAVLSSDTAPVHHLSVSPRSGPSRTGSPPAGPTPASTGPRPGTVRGLVLVGEPEVGKYAVEARRRLELLAEASTRIGTTLDVTRTARELAEIAVPALADYVTVDLPEAVLRGDEPAVPGRDLHRTVVHGIRDDCPFYPAGRHVELRPGNPVRRCLTEGHTFLEPELASAAGWIAQDPERARRIMALGVHSLIAVPLLARGVLLGIASFYRAQDPAPFGDDDSRLAQELAARAALCIDNARRYTREHTLALALQRSLLPRGLPDQGAVEVAHRYLPAESGVGGDWFDVIPLSGARVALLVGDVVGHGLHAAATMGRLRTAARNFAELELAPDELLTHLDNLLVRLDREEGDDHSTGSIGIVGATCLYVIYDPTSRQCTMARAGHLPPALIHPDGSVRFPDLPAGPPLGLGGLPFETAEIELPEDSTLVLYTDGLVEDRHRDIDVALDQLSRALAHTDRSPEDTCQAVMDAMAPEHPTDDIALLVARTHTLPADRIAVWDLPADPARVSDIRAAATRQLADWGLEELSFAAELLLSELVTNAVRYGTEPIQVRLIHDRALICEVSDGSSTAPHLRRAATTDEGGRGLFLVAQLAQAWGARYTPRGKVIWAECALEAA